From the genome of Segatella hominis, one region includes:
- a CDS encoding RNA-binding domain-containing protein: protein MKADELLHIIRMGETSTVQFKERIDDAYKLGCELTAFSNSLGGQLLIGVNDKTGELNGLSFEELQKLTTLVSNTASENVKPSILVQTETIDVDGQVILIVTVPEGKNKPYRDNKGIIWVKNGSDKRKVFDNSELADMMTSHIVYRPDAQEIENTSVDDLDAATLKAFLLRRFETACKTQGISADKANLMSINELVGYVGSGLDVECLLKNIGLVLPNGNLTLAALLLFGKSPQRYFPALTIKCVNFWGNEISGTEFRDKVNHVDMEGNMKHQYDMVMTFLNRNLKRIQVSSEFNSLGELEIPIESLSEIVVNSLVHRSLTWQAPIRVLIFDNRVEIHSPGELTHGLTVDDIKRGISFPRNSLLFDNAIYLLPYTGIGSGILRAIRYDGDVEFYNEPKIHEFVVIFGRSNHHDDEVTIKSNHHDDEVTIKSSVLLSQRQKKVVDFCSIPRTAQEIMDLIGISNQSKNRKKYIANLVDAGILEMTIPSFPKDKKQKYRKV from the coding sequence ATGAAGGCTGACGAATTATTACATATCATACGAATGGGTGAAACATCTACTGTACAGTTTAAGGAACGTATAGATGATGCTTATAAGTTGGGGTGTGAACTAACCGCCTTTAGCAATAGCCTGGGAGGACAGTTGTTGATTGGGGTTAATGATAAAACAGGTGAACTTAATGGGCTTTCTTTTGAAGAGTTGCAGAAATTGACAACGTTGGTGAGTAATACGGCTTCAGAAAATGTGAAACCTTCTATTTTAGTTCAAACAGAAACTATTGACGTTGATGGTCAAGTGATTCTGATTGTGACAGTACCTGAAGGAAAAAATAAGCCATATAGAGATAATAAGGGCATTATTTGGGTGAAGAATGGTTCTGACAAACGAAAGGTTTTTGATAATTCTGAATTGGCAGATATGATGACGAGCCACATCGTATATCGCCCAGATGCACAGGAGATTGAAAATACTTCAGTTGATGATTTAGATGCTGCTACATTAAAGGCTTTTTTGCTCCGTCGTTTTGAAACGGCATGTAAAACCCAAGGAATAAGTGCGGATAAAGCAAACTTGATGTCCATTAACGAATTAGTTGGTTATGTCGGCTCGGGGCTTGATGTGGAGTGCTTGTTGAAAAATATAGGTCTCGTTTTGCCTAACGGAAACTTAACATTGGCAGCTTTGTTGCTTTTTGGGAAGTCTCCGCAACGTTATTTCCCTGCCTTGACCATCAAATGTGTAAACTTTTGGGGAAATGAGATTTCTGGTACAGAATTTCGAGATAAAGTTAATCATGTTGATATGGAAGGCAACATGAAGCATCAGTATGATATGGTTATGACTTTCTTGAATCGTAATTTAAAACGAATTCAAGTGTCTTCTGAATTTAATAGTTTAGGGGAGCTGGAAATTCCCATAGAATCTCTGTCTGAAATTGTTGTTAACTCCCTGGTGCATCGCTCGCTGACATGGCAAGCACCTATTCGTGTTTTGATATTTGATAATAGGGTTGAAATTCATAGTCCTGGGGAATTGACTCATGGGTTGACCGTGGATGATATTAAACGTGGTATTTCGTTTCCAAGAAATAGCTTACTGTTTGATAATGCTATTTATTTGTTACCTTATACGGGTATCGGAAGTGGCATACTACGAGCTATTCGTTATGATGGTGATGTTGAGTTTTATAATGAGCCTAAGATCCATGAATTTGTTGTCATTTTTGGGAGAAGTAACCATCACGATGATGAAGTAACCATCAAAAGTAACCATCACGATGATGAAGTAACCATCAAGAGTAGTGTACTATTATCTCAGCGTCAGAAAAAAGTCGTGGATTTTTGTTCTATCCCTCGCACTGCTCAAGAAATCATGGATTTAATAGGAATATCAAATCAGTCTAAGAATCGTAAGAAATATATAGCTAATTTGGTGGATGCGGGAATCTTGGAGATGACTATACCTAGTTTTCCTAAAGATAAAAAGCAAAAATATAGAAAAGTATAG
- a CDS encoding toprim domain-containing protein, with product MNIQEAKQIKIADYLQSLGHRPVKQQGANLWYKSPLRNESEASFKVNTTMNSWFDFGVGKGGNIITLASYLYASDSLPYLLDKLEKQALHVRPTDFSFIQQASEPSFERLEVRELNHPALLRYLSERKINLHIARKECVELHFSHGGKSYFAIGFKNKSGGYEVRNLFFKGCMSPKDITHIRQQGEPRYSCYVFEGMMDYLSFLSLRMEKFPSCPSLEAQDYVILNSTSNVDKAVDALHGYERISCLLDNDEAGRKATLAIENALSYRVRDASHLYSEYNDLNDYLCGVKSKQSVHQVQPVKRTAPPRKKGAALGM from the coding sequence ATGAACATTCAAGAAGCAAAGCAAATCAAGATTGCAGACTATCTGCAAAGTTTGGGACACCGTCCTGTCAAGCAGCAGGGCGCAAACCTTTGGTACAAGTCACCATTGAGAAACGAGAGTGAGGCATCTTTCAAAGTGAACACTACGATGAACAGTTGGTTCGATTTCGGAGTGGGCAAGGGCGGCAACATCATCACCCTTGCGTCATACCTCTACGCATCAGATAGCTTGCCATATCTCTTGGACAAGCTGGAGAAGCAAGCACTCCATGTCCGCCCGACCGACTTTTCTTTCATTCAGCAAGCCTCTGAGCCGAGTTTTGAGAGATTAGAGGTTAGGGAACTTAACCATCCTGCACTCCTGCGCTATCTGAGCGAGCGTAAGATTAACCTGCATATTGCCAGAAAGGAATGTGTGGAACTCCACTTCTCGCATGGTGGCAAAAGCTACTTCGCCATCGGTTTCAAGAACAAGTCGGGCGGTTACGAGGTGCGCAACCTATTCTTCAAGGGCTGCATGTCACCCAAGGACATCACACATATCCGACAGCAAGGCGAGCCAAGATACTCTTGCTATGTTTTCGAGGGCATGATGGACTATCTTTCCTTTCTCTCGTTACGCATGGAGAAGTTTCCGTCTTGTCCGTCATTGGAAGCGCAGGACTACGTGATACTCAACTCCACAAGCAATGTGGACAAGGCTGTTGACGCACTCCACGGCTACGAGCGCATCAGTTGTCTGCTCGACAACGACGAGGCAGGGCGGAAGGCAACGCTTGCCATCGAGAACGCCCTCAGCTACCGTGTGAGGGATGCATCCCACTTGTACAGCGAGTACAACGACTTGAACGACTATCTGTGCGGAGTGAAATCCAAACAGTCGGTACACCAAGTACAGCCTGTTAAGCGGACTGCTCCACCTCGGAAGAAAGGCGCAGCCTTAGGTATGTAG
- a CDS encoding site-specific integrase, giving the protein MMRCTFKTVFYVNGSKERNGIVPIMGRVTINGTIAQFSCKQSVTKAIWDAKGNRAIGKSKEAKEVNFVLDNIKAQIAKHYQRLSDREAFVTAEMVRNAYQGIGTEYETLLRAFDKENAAFAKRVGKDRAKTTYNKYLTVRKYVAEFIKYQYKRSDMSMNELTEEFIRDYCLYLKNVVGLAQSSIWIYSIPLKHIVTTAHYNGKIPRNPFAMYHVDPDHKEREFLTLDELTAMTEIKLEGPNMAFARDLFIFGCWTGISFIDIKNLTEDNICIVNGAPWIVSKRQKTGVPFQIKLMDIPIQIIERYKSFRKDCHLFHIGDHGTINKHIKRVAAMCGIKKQVSFHVSRHSWAVLALEYGMPIESVSKILGHTNITTTQIYAKVTSNKLDHDISVFESRIKGHLPVIGGMV; this is encoded by the coding sequence ATTATGAGATGCACTTTCAAGACAGTCTTCTATGTAAATGGAAGCAAGGAGAGAAACGGAATTGTCCCTATCATGGGACGTGTGACAATCAACGGAACTATCGCACAGTTCAGTTGCAAGCAGAGCGTTACCAAGGCTATCTGGGATGCCAAGGGCAACAGAGCCATAGGTAAGAGTAAGGAAGCCAAGGAGGTGAACTTCGTGCTTGACAACATCAAGGCGCAAATCGCCAAGCATTACCAACGTCTTTCCGACCGTGAGGCGTTCGTTACCGCTGAAATGGTGAGAAATGCCTACCAAGGCATTGGCACGGAGTACGAGACTTTGCTCAGAGCTTTTGACAAGGAGAACGCCGCCTTTGCCAAGCGTGTCGGCAAGGACAGGGCAAAGACTACTTACAACAAGTACCTAACGGTGAGAAAGTATGTTGCCGAGTTCATCAAGTATCAGTACAAGCGCAGCGACATGTCCATGAATGAGCTTACCGAGGAGTTCATCCGTGACTATTGTCTGTACTTGAAGAATGTGGTAGGACTTGCGCAGTCCTCCATTTGGATTTACTCCATTCCGCTGAAACATATCGTTACGACCGCACACTACAATGGCAAGATACCGAGAAATCCATTTGCCATGTACCATGTTGACCCAGACCACAAGGAACGTGAGTTCTTGACATTGGACGAGCTAACCGCCATGACTGAGATAAAGTTGGAAGGCCCAAACATGGCTTTTGCGAGAGACCTTTTCATTTTTGGTTGTTGGACAGGTATCTCTTTCATAGACATCAAGAACTTGACGGAGGACAACATCTGTATAGTTAATGGTGCTCCTTGGATTGTGTCGAAGCGTCAGAAGACAGGTGTACCATTCCAAATCAAGCTGATGGATATACCTATACAGATTATTGAGAGATACAAATCATTCAGAAAAGACTGTCACTTATTCCATATTGGTGACCATGGAACTATCAATAAGCATATCAAGCGAGTTGCTGCAATGTGTGGTATCAAAAAGCAAGTTTCGTTCCACGTATCTCGTCATAGTTGGGCAGTTTTGGCTTTAGAATATGGTATGCCGATAGAGAGCGTGAGCAAGATTCTCGGTCACACGAACATCACCACAACACAGATATACGCCAAGGTGACAAGTAACAAACTTGACCATGACATATCTGTTTTTGAAAGTCGAATCAAGGGGCATTTGCCTGTAATAGGAGGAATGGTATGA
- a CDS encoding SUMF1/EgtB/PvdO family nonheme iron enzyme, whose product MKRVLGFIFCLLISLGTFAQKLSVESFSLAATDISAQTQQRKDLNDEPCALVKVQFVGDILDVEGNVIKPLVKNGNETWAYMTHGSQQMKVLTKDYLPIMVDFSNYGISQVEKNKTYVLVLTKPANGSESVIQQKQSLIIRYTPSTATVLVDNKMVRGSNGVAKTTLPVGQHSYIVACDGYESEEGTVKLKASAPSNLQITLTRESVGAGIVNQQQSENQQLSNTYVASSSNNSSGSPSVASGSNAISIPVKDGISIEMVKVEAGTFMMGATSEMKDPYDDEKPVHQVTLTNDYYMGKYEVPQALWEAVMGSNPSEYKGDNLPVEMVSWNDCQEFISKLNSLTGRKFRLPTEAEWEYAARGGKKSRGYQYSGNSNISDVAWYDGNSGSKPHPVGTKQANELGIYDMSGNVYEWCSDWYGSYSSSSQTNPTGADSGSSRVYRGGSWRNGAWLCRLSCRYFNTQFYRGNALGLRLALSE is encoded by the coding sequence ATGAAACGAGTATTGGGCTTTATATTTTGTCTATTGATAAGTTTGGGTACCTTTGCCCAAAAGTTATCGGTTGAGTCTTTCTCTCTTGCCGCAACAGACATCAGTGCTCAGACGCAGCAACGCAAGGACTTGAACGACGAGCCTTGCGCCTTGGTAAAGGTGCAGTTTGTGGGTGACATCCTTGATGTGGAAGGAAATGTCATCAAGCCTTTGGTGAAGAATGGCAACGAAACTTGGGCTTACATGACCCATGGTTCGCAGCAGATGAAGGTGTTGACCAAGGATTACCTTCCTATCATGGTGGATTTCTCCAACTATGGCATCAGTCAGGTGGAGAAAAACAAGACGTATGTATTGGTATTGACTAAGCCTGCTAATGGTTCAGAGTCTGTTATTCAACAAAAACAATCGCTCATCATCAGATATACCCCTTCTACCGCCACGGTCCTTGTGGATAACAAGATGGTGAGAGGGAGCAATGGAGTGGCAAAGACGACCTTGCCCGTCGGTCAGCATTCCTATATAGTTGCTTGTGATGGTTATGAGTCGGAAGAGGGAACGGTGAAGTTGAAGGCTTCCGCTCCGAGTAATCTGCAGATTACCTTGACTAGAGAATCTGTTGGTGCAGGAATTGTGAATCAACAGCAATCTGAAAATCAACAATTGTCAAATACGTATGTAGCTTCTTCATCGAATAATTCGTCTGGTTCCCCTTCTGTAGCTTCTGGTAGCAATGCGATTTCCATCCCTGTGAAGGATGGCATCAGTATTGAGATGGTGAAAGTGGAGGCTGGAACGTTCATGATGGGAGCAACCTCTGAGATGAAAGACCCTTATGATGACGAGAAGCCTGTGCATCAAGTGACCTTGACCAATGATTATTATATGGGTAAGTACGAGGTTCCCCAGGCTTTATGGGAAGCGGTGATGGGCAGTAATCCTTCTGAATACAAGGGTGATAATCTTCCTGTAGAAATGGTGAGTTGGAACGATTGCCAGGAGTTCATTTCCAAGTTGAATAGCTTGACAGGCAGAAAGTTCCGCTTGCCTACTGAGGCAGAATGGGAGTATGCTGCTCGTGGTGGCAAGAAGAGTAGGGGGTATCAGTACAGTGGAAACTCAAACATTTCTGATGTTGCTTGGTATGATGGAAATAGTGGCAGCAAGCCTCATCCTGTAGGTACGAAGCAAGCTAATGAGTTGGGTATCTATGATATGAGTGGAAATGTATATGAATGGTGTTCGGATTGGTATGGTTCTTATTCGAGTTCTTCTCAGACGAATCCTACGGGTGCCGATAGTGGGTCGAGCCGTGTGTACCGTGGTGGTAGCTGGCGCAACGGTGCGTGGCTCTGCCGTTTGTCGTGCCGTTACTTCAACACTCAGTTTTACCGTGGCAATGCCCTCGGGCTTCGCCTGGCTCTCTCCGAGTAA
- a CDS encoding primase-helicase family protein has protein sequence MQPQAPPPPNEVFIRVGTTLYKVVDQPTINGGKVRKRIPWNMETLRQDYGKEFIKYVHKYDGFCTVPEHVNHRTVIDGFLNLYEPISHKPMKGDFPNIKKLLFHIFGEQYELGMDYLQLLYLRPVQKLPILLLVSEERNTGKTTFLNFLKALFQDNVTFNTNEDFRSQFNADWAGKLLIVVDEVLLSRREDSERLKNLSTTLSYKVEAKGKDRNEISFFAKFVLCSNNESLPVIIDEGETRYWVRKISSLQSDDTDFLRKLIAEIPAFLFHLQGRTLSTQQKSRMWFAPEQIATDALRRIIRCNRNRLEVELSELFLEIMENTQTDSLQFCLNDALSLLQCNHVKAEKHLVRKTVQDCWKLQPAPNGLTYTTYEYNYNNGCQYSPIKRVGRFYTITRDKLNGK, from the coding sequence ATGCAGCCACAGGCACCACCTCCACCAAACGAGGTGTTCATCCGTGTTGGCACAACCTTATACAAGGTGGTTGACCAACCTACTATCAATGGAGGGAAGGTAAGAAAGCGCATCCCTTGGAACATGGAAACCTTGCGTCAGGACTACGGCAAGGAGTTCATCAAGTATGTCCACAAGTATGACGGATTCTGTACCGTTCCCGAACATGTGAACCACCGAACTGTAATAGACGGTTTTCTCAATCTCTACGAGCCGATAAGCCACAAGCCAATGAAAGGGGATTTTCCGAACATCAAGAAATTGCTTTTTCACATCTTCGGTGAGCAATACGAGCTTGGCATGGACTATCTGCAACTGCTCTATCTCAGACCTGTGCAGAAACTTCCAATTCTTTTGCTTGTGTCTGAGGAGAGGAACACAGGCAAGACCACGTTCTTGAACTTTCTGAAAGCGTTGTTCCAAGACAACGTTACGTTCAATACCAACGAGGACTTCCGCAGTCAGTTCAATGCAGATTGGGCTGGCAAGCTGCTCATAGTCGTGGATGAGGTGCTACTCAGTCGCAGGGAGGATTCTGAGCGTTTAAAGAATCTCAGCACCACACTCTCCTACAAGGTGGAAGCCAAGGGCAAGGACAGAAACGAGATTTCTTTCTTTGCCAAGTTTGTGCTGTGCTCCAACAACGAATCCCTGCCTGTCATCATTGACGAGGGCGAGACCCGATATTGGGTGAGGAAGATTTCATCGTTGCAATCGGACGATACCGACTTCTTGCGTAAACTGATTGCTGAGATACCTGCTTTCCTGTTCCATCTGCAAGGCAGAACGCTGTCAACACAGCAGAAGAGCCGAATGTGGTTCGCCCCCGAGCAGATTGCGACTGATGCCTTGCGGAGAATCATCCGCTGCAACCGCAACAGACTTGAGGTGGAACTATCGGAGTTGTTTCTTGAAATTATGGAAAACACCCAGACAGATAGCTTACAGTTCTGCCTCAATGATGCCCTTTCCTTATTGCAGTGCAACCACGTGAAAGCGGAGAAGCACCTTGTGCGAAAGACAGTGCAAGACTGTTGGAAACTGCAACCTGCACCAAATGGTCTCACATACACTACATACGAGTATAATTACAACAATGGTTGCCAATATTCACCCATCAAACGTGTGGGCAGATTCTACACCATAACGAGAGACAAATTAAACGGCAAATAA
- a CDS encoding restriction endonuclease subunit S — translation MESEFYNSNTVSYKNTVKASQIIDFSQYGTSKELNEMGEGYPVLRLNEFNYSFISHPDKYCSLLDIDAYHGLQLKKDDVLICRTNGNPKFVGRSAIVPKDYDYAFASYLFRIRPNRKYINSATLVAFLNSKYGRLEIEKYSMVGNQANFSPAKFREISIPVFSKDLNDKIEDITYRAFQKLEMSESLYSEAANNMLECLDLNDFTTSSNSCNVKTLKESFIETGRLDAEYYQPKYDDILHHIQAYKYGSKNLAEICDIKEENFTPKDDTTYKYVELANIGKYGNIIGCSQQKGEDLPSRARRIVSKNDVVISSLEGSLDSCALVEEDYDGALCSTGFYVLKSSVLNSETLLVLFKSPLVKELMRKGCSGTILTAIGRQELERIPIPLIRQEIQEEIAQHVQSSISLRKESQQLLEHAKLTVEGAIQNGGGKIASEYYVLQEKSAMELHIAIYVLLHEVGIISNDAKVKVSNVVCSCKKLSDSFLASGRLDAEYYQPKYDLLFEKLKGFPTATIKEIATIQKSIEPGSDAYQEEGIPFIRVANLSKFGLSNSDVKLDTTQFADTIRPQKDTILLSKDGSVGIAYKMEETQDVITSSAILHLQLTTPNVLPDYLTLVLNSIVVKLQAERDAGGSIIQHWKPSEIEHVIIPILPMNEQQMIANKIKQSFKMREDAQDLLLQAKCIIETAIEK, via the coding sequence ATGGAATCTGAATTTTATAATTCAAACACTGTTAGTTACAAAAATACAGTAAAAGCCTCACAAATTATCGATTTCTCTCAATATGGCACATCGAAAGAGTTGAATGAAATGGGTGAAGGATACCCTGTCTTGAGATTGAATGAATTTAATTATTCATTCATTTCTCATCCCGACAAATATTGTAGCCTGTTGGATATTGATGCTTATCATGGGTTACAACTTAAAAAGGATGATGTACTCATTTGTCGAACAAATGGTAATCCTAAATTTGTTGGAAGAAGTGCTATAGTCCCAAAGGATTATGATTATGCCTTTGCGTCCTATCTGTTTCGCATCCGACCTAATCGAAAGTATATCAATTCTGCCACATTAGTAGCATTTTTGAATTCAAAATATGGAAGATTGGAAATAGAGAAGTACTCTATGGTTGGTAATCAGGCCAATTTTAGTCCTGCAAAATTCAGGGAAATATCCATACCTGTATTTTCAAAGGATTTGAATGACAAAATAGAGGACATAACATATAGAGCCTTTCAAAAATTAGAAATGTCTGAAAGTTTATACTCAGAAGCTGCAAATAATATGTTGGAGTGCTTAGATTTGAATGATTTTACGACAAGTTCAAATTCTTGTAATGTTAAGACTTTGAAAGAGTCTTTTATAGAAACAGGACGTTTGGACGCAGAGTACTATCAACCAAAGTATGATGACATACTCCACCATATCCAAGCATACAAATATGGAAGTAAGAATTTGGCAGAAATATGTGATATAAAAGAAGAAAACTTTACTCCAAAAGATGATACGACATACAAGTATGTAGAGTTAGCAAACATTGGAAAGTATGGAAACATAATAGGCTGTAGCCAACAAAAGGGTGAAGACTTGCCATCGAGGGCAAGAAGAATCGTAAGCAAGAATGATGTTGTCATTTCATCCTTGGAAGGTTCTTTGGATAGCTGTGCTTTGGTGGAAGAAGATTACGATGGAGCATTATGCTCCACTGGCTTCTATGTATTGAAATCCAGCGTGCTTAATTCCGAGACATTGCTTGTTTTGTTCAAATCTCCATTGGTAAAGGAACTGATGAGGAAGGGATGTTCGGGTACAATCCTTACAGCCATTGGGCGACAAGAATTGGAACGTATCCCAATTCCATTAATCCGACAAGAAATCCAAGAAGAAATTGCCCAACATGTCCAAAGTAGTATATCTCTTCGCAAAGAATCCCAACAACTACTTGAACATGCTAAGCTCACTGTAGAGGGCGCAATCCAAAATGGGGGGGGTAAAATAGCATCAGAATATTATGTCCTGCAAGAAAAATCTGCAATGGAACTACATATTGCTATATATGTTTTGTTGCATGAGGTAGGCATTATTTCAAATGATGCAAAAGTCAAGGTTAGTAACGTAGTTTGCTCTTGCAAGAAACTGTCAGATAGCTTTCTTGCAAGTGGCAGACTTGATGCAGAATACTATCAGCCGAAATACGACTTACTTTTTGAGAAGTTAAAAGGTTTCCCGACTGCCACAATCAAAGAGATTGCGACCATACAAAAATCCATAGAACCAGGTAGTGATGCGTATCAAGAGGAAGGCATTCCTTTTATAAGAGTAGCGAACCTGTCCAAATTCGGTTTGTCTAATTCTGATGTCAAATTAGACACGACACAATTTGCAGACACAATCCGCCCACAAAAGGATACTATATTGTTATCCAAGGATGGAAGTGTGGGTATCGCATACAAAATGGAAGAAACACAAGATGTCATAACTTCAAGTGCTATTCTCCACTTGCAGTTAACAACACCGAATGTTTTGCCAGATTATCTGACTTTGGTGCTCAATTCTATAGTAGTGAAGTTGCAAGCAGAACGTGATGCAGGAGGCTCGATAATACAGCATTGGAAGCCATCGGAAATAGAGCATGTTATTATTCCTATTCTCCCAATGAATGAACAGCAAATGATAGCTAATAAGATTAAGCAAAGTTTCAAAATGCGAGAAGATGCACAAGACTTATTGCTACAAGCAAAATGCATTATAGAAACTGCCATTGAAAAATAA
- the mobV gene encoding MobV family relaxase — translation MGHFSLDFKKAKGSSDARESDHIERKVIPDNADPTRTHLNRELVKMPSGVYGRDEAIAHRIKTAGIKRKITNDQVRVIRTVLSGTHEDMMNIAANDQLDDWCNDSLKWLQDTFGKENVVSVVLHMDEHTPHLHASIVPIVTGERRKAKNKTTEEGKRTYRKKANVVRLCADDVLNRDKMVGYHDSYAEAMGKYGLKRGVRGSDARHTTTAQYYRNIKRETERLQNCMKLLQSDVEEAERLLKQTKSEINTEKLQAAKTEAKTALVSKIGSLLGSGKLKEVEQHNRKLCELVTDREQYIDELHEKIQRMEDSHSQQLGEMQQIHQAEVVDLKSKHATEVSLLNDIVRKAKHWFPMLEARLQMEDLCRKIGFTVEQIGVLLTGKAVNISGSLYSEEYRRKFNVVNAEIKIFSDSTKPNQLFLYINRQPIVEWFKEQCNIFKKTVNRRFKL, via the coding sequence ATGGGACATTTCAGTTTGGATTTCAAGAAGGCAAAGGGCAGCTCTGACGCAAGGGAGTCAGACCACATAGAGCGCAAGGTGATACCCGACAACGCTGACCCTACGAGAACTCACCTCAACCGTGAGCTTGTCAAGATGCCGAGCGGTGTGTATGGTCGTGACGAAGCCATCGCCCACCGCATCAAGACGGCAGGCATCAAGCGCAAGATAACCAATGACCAGGTGAGGGTGATTAGAACCGTGCTGTCTGGAACGCACGAGGACATGATGAACATCGCAGCCAATGATCAGCTTGACGATTGGTGCAACGACAGCTTGAAGTGGTTGCAGGACACGTTCGGCAAGGAGAATGTCGTGTCGGTGGTTCTCCACATGGACGAGCACACGCCACATCTCCACGCCTCCATCGTTCCGATAGTGACTGGCGAACGGAGAAAGGCGAAGAACAAGACAACGGAAGAGGGCAAGCGGACATACCGCAAGAAAGCCAATGTCGTGAGGTTGTGTGCCGATGATGTGCTCAACCGTGACAAGATGGTTGGCTATCACGACAGCTATGCTGAAGCCATGGGCAAGTATGGCTTGAAGCGAGGTGTCCGTGGATCGGATGCGAGGCATACCACCACGGCACAGTATTACCGCAACATCAAGCGAGAGACGGAGAGACTTCAAAACTGCATGAAACTGTTGCAATCTGATGTGGAGGAAGCGGAGCGACTGCTCAAACAGACCAAGAGTGAAATCAACACGGAGAAACTACAGGCAGCCAAGACGGAAGCCAAGACCGCCCTTGTGTCGAAGATTGGTTCTCTTTTGGGCAGTGGAAAATTGAAAGAGGTGGAGCAACACAACCGAAAGTTGTGTGAGCTTGTGACAGACCGAGAGCAATACATTGACGAACTCCATGAGAAAATACAGCGAATGGAGGACAGCCACAGCCAACAACTCGGCGAGATGCAACAGATACACCAAGCAGAGGTCGTAGATTTGAAGAGCAAGCACGCAACAGAAGTTTCTTTGCTCAATGACATCGTCCGCAAAGCCAAGCATTGGTTCCCGATGTTGGAGGCACGTTTGCAAATGGAAGACCTGTGCAGGAAGATTGGCTTCACCGTTGAGCAAATCGGAGTGCTTCTTACAGGAAAGGCAGTCAACATTAGCGGTTCACTCTATTCCGAGGAGTACAGAAGGAAGTTCAATGTGGTGAATGCAGAAATCAAGATATTCTCTGATTCTACCAAGCCGAACCAACTGTTTTTGTATATCAATAGACAGCCTATTGTAGAATGGTTCAAGGAGCAATGTAATATTTTTAAAAAGACCGTGAATAGGCGTTTCAAATTGTAA